From a region of the Stenotrophomonas sp. BIO128-Bstrain genome:
- a CDS encoding hemin uptake protein HemP, whose protein sequence is MNTQAAVLLRPETLTLRDRPVRVVPPEEVIDSEALLKGRREILIQHGDRFYRLRHTSNDKLILTK, encoded by the coding sequence ATGAACACTCAAGCTGCTGTACTGCTGCGCCCCGAAACGCTGACCCTCCGCGACCGTCCGGTCCGCGTGGTCCCGCCCGAAGAAGTGATCGACAGCGAAGCCCTGCTCAAGGGCCGCCGTGAAATCCTGATCCAGCACGGCGACCGCTTCTATCGCCTGCGCCATACCAGCAACGACAAGTTGATCCTGACCAAGTAA
- a CDS encoding aldo/keto reductase produces MLYRRLGSTGLKLSALSFGAWVTFGDQIGRDEARKLIATAWDAGVNFFDNAEGYARGRAEQVMGDVIADLRLPRDGFCVSSKVFFGAVDDPRPTQQGLSRKHVTDACHAALKRLRVDYLDLYYCHRPDPDTPIAETVQAMDTLIRQGKVLYWGTSEWSAAQIQEAVDIARARHLHAPSMEQPQYNLLHRERVEREYAPLYAEAGLGTTIWSPLASGLLTGKYNAGVDPQSRLGQEQLGWLKAQVLEDGSDRLERVRRYTALAAQLGVSPAQLAIAWCLRNPNVSSVILGASRVSQLEENLGALALFEQLDESVWQQVDAVFG; encoded by the coding sequence ATGCTCTATCGCCGTCTTGGCTCCACCGGCCTGAAGCTTTCGGCCCTGTCCTTCGGGGCCTGGGTGACCTTCGGCGACCAGATCGGCCGCGATGAGGCCCGCAAGCTGATCGCCACCGCCTGGGATGCCGGGGTCAACTTCTTCGACAACGCCGAGGGCTATGCCCGCGGCCGCGCCGAGCAGGTGATGGGAGATGTGATCGCCGACCTGCGCCTGCCCCGTGATGGCTTCTGTGTCTCCAGCAAGGTGTTCTTCGGGGCGGTCGACGACCCGCGCCCGACCCAGCAGGGCCTGTCGCGCAAACACGTCACCGATGCCTGCCACGCCGCGCTCAAGCGCCTGCGGGTGGACTATCTGGACCTGTACTACTGCCATCGTCCGGATCCGGACACCCCGATCGCCGAGACCGTACAGGCCATGGATACCCTGATCCGCCAGGGCAAGGTGCTGTATTGGGGCACGTCGGAATGGTCGGCCGCGCAGATCCAGGAAGCGGTCGATATCGCCCGTGCACGCCATCTGCATGCCCCGTCGATGGAGCAGCCGCAGTACAACCTGTTGCACCGCGAGCGGGTCGAGCGCGAGTACGCGCCGCTGTATGCCGAGGCGGGGCTGGGCACCACGATCTGGTCGCCGCTGGCCTCGGGCCTGCTGACCGGCAAGTACAACGCCGGCGTCGACCCGCAGTCGCGGCTGGGCCAGGAACAGCTGGGCTGGTTGAAGGCGCAGGTGCTCGAGGACGGCAGCGACCGCCTGGAGCGGGTCCGCCGCTATACCGCGCTGGCCGCGCAGCTGGGGGTCTCCCCGGCGCAACTGGCGATCGCCTGGTGCCTGCGCAACCCCAACGTGTCCAGCGTGATCCTCGGCGCGAGCCGGGTCAGCCAGCTGGAAGAGAACCTGGGCGCACTGGCGCTGTTCGAGCAGCTCGATGAAAGCGTCTGGCAGCAGGTGGACGCGGTCTTTGGTTGA
- a CDS encoding nucleoside transporter C-terminal domain-containing protein, producing the protein MVEGLGRIGFGLFGLAVLIGIAWLFSNNKRAVDWRLVVTGIALQIAFAAVVLLVPGGRDVFDALGKGFVKILSFVNEGSGFIFGSLMNTEQFGFIFAFQVLPTIIFFSALMGVMYHLNVMQTIVRAMAWAITKIMRVSGAETTSVCASVFIGQTEAPLTVRPYIAKMTQSELITMMIGGMAHIAGGVLAAYVGMLGGSDPAQQAFYAKHLLAASIMAAPATLVVAKLLVPETGTPLTRGTVKMEVEKTSSNIIDAAAAGAGDGLKLALNIGAMLLAFIALIALLNAPLTWLGDVTGLAAIIGRPTDLSTLFGYLLAPIAWVIGTPWADATTVGSLIGQKVVINEFVAYSELSKIVNGQVPGMVLSDEGRLIATYALCGFANFSSIAIQIGGIGGLAPERRHDLAKFGLRAVLGGTIATFMTATIAGVLTHFS; encoded by the coding sequence ATGGTCGAAGGTTTGGGCAGGATTGGCTTCGGCCTGTTCGGGTTGGCAGTGCTGATCGGCATTGCCTGGTTGTTCTCGAACAACAAGCGGGCCGTCGACTGGCGCCTGGTAGTCACCGGTATCGCACTGCAGATCGCCTTCGCGGCGGTGGTGCTGCTGGTGCCGGGTGGCCGTGATGTGTTCGATGCGCTGGGCAAGGGCTTCGTCAAGATCCTGAGCTTCGTCAACGAGGGCTCGGGCTTCATCTTCGGCAGCCTGATGAACACCGAGCAGTTCGGTTTCATCTTCGCCTTCCAGGTGTTGCCGACCATCATCTTCTTCTCGGCGCTGATGGGGGTCATGTACCACCTCAACGTGATGCAGACGATCGTGCGTGCGATGGCCTGGGCGATCACCAAGATCATGCGCGTGTCCGGTGCGGAAACCACCAGCGTCTGCGCCAGCGTCTTCATCGGCCAGACCGAAGCACCGCTGACGGTGCGCCCGTACATCGCCAAGATGACCCAGTCCGAGCTGATCACGATGATGATCGGCGGCATGGCGCACATCGCCGGCGGCGTGCTGGCCGCCTACGTGGGCATGCTCGGTGGCAGCGATCCGGCCCAGCAGGCCTTCTACGCCAAGCATCTGCTGGCGGCGAGCATCATGGCCGCCCCGGCGACCCTGGTGGTGGCCAAGCTGCTGGTGCCCGAAACCGGCACCCCGCTGACCCGCGGCACGGTCAAGATGGAAGTGGAGAAGACCTCCAGCAACATCATCGACGCCGCCGCGGCCGGTGCCGGCGACGGCCTGAAGCTGGCGCTGAACATCGGTGCGATGCTGCTGGCCTTCATCGCGCTGATCGCGCTGCTGAACGCCCCGCTGACCTGGCTGGGTGACGTGACCGGCCTGGCCGCGATCATCGGCCGCCCGACCGACCTGTCCACCCTGTTCGGCTACCTGCTGGCTCCGATCGCCTGGGTGATCGGTACCCCGTGGGCCGATGCCACCACGGTCGGCTCGCTGATCGGCCAGAAGGTCGTGATCAACGAGTTCGTGGCGTACTCGGAGCTGTCCAAGATCGTCAACGGCCAGGTGCCGGGCATGGTGCTCTCCGACGAGGGCCGCCTGATCGCCACCTACGCGCTGTGCGGTTTTGCCAACTTCAGCTCCATCGCGATCCAGATCGGTGGTATTGGTGGTCTGGCACCGGAGCGCCGCCACGATCTGGCCAAGTTCGGCCTGCGTGCGGTGCTGGGCGGTACCATTGCCACCTTCATGACGGCGACCATCGCCGGCGTGCTGACGCATTTCAGCTGA
- a CDS encoding ribokinase — translation MSSSVVVIGSFNVDHVWRCESLPAPGATIAGRYSTGPGGKGFNQAVAARRAGAPTTFLCALGDDAGGAMARGLAEQDGFALTAEASSEPTGTGGIYVDSRGRNTIVIGPGANAALSLGFVDQQRALLAGAKVVLAQLESPVETIEAALAIAREAGATTVLNVAPADAPSSIGLLKLADVLTPNETEFAALLGRHVGERVDANDVAALDGASLHALCRKLVGNGTVVVTLGSVGVFVSHAEENLRGDTQPYYRVGAEQVQVLDTTGAGDAFNGALVASIAQDPEAAFARHVRFANQFAGRSTEKEGAAAAMPHFTPGDAENK, via the coding sequence ATGAGTAGCAGTGTCGTCGTAATCGGTTCCTTCAATGTGGATCATGTCTGGCGTTGTGAGTCGCTCCCGGCCCCGGGTGCGACCATTGCCGGCCGCTACAGCACCGGTCCCGGCGGCAAGGGCTTCAACCAGGCCGTGGCCGCCCGCCGTGCCGGCGCGCCGACCACGTTCCTGTGCGCGCTGGGCGATGACGCCGGCGGTGCGATGGCCCGCGGCCTGGCCGAGCAGGACGGTTTCGCGCTGACCGCCGAGGCCAGCAGCGAGCCGACCGGCACCGGCGGCATCTATGTCGACAGCCGCGGCCGCAACACCATCGTGATCGGCCCGGGCGCCAACGCCGCGTTGAGCCTGGGTTTCGTTGACCAGCAGCGCGCGCTGCTGGCCGGTGCCAAGGTGGTGCTGGCGCAGCTGGAATCGCCGGTGGAAACGATCGAGGCGGCCCTGGCCATCGCACGCGAGGCCGGTGCCACCACCGTGCTCAACGTCGCGCCTGCCGATGCGCCGTCCAGCATCGGCCTGCTCAAGTTGGCCGATGTGCTGACCCCGAACGAGACCGAGTTCGCCGCCCTGCTCGGCCGTCATGTCGGCGAGCGCGTGGATGCCAACGATGTCGCCGCGCTGGATGGCGCCAGCCTGCATGCGCTGTGCCGCAAGCTGGTCGGCAACGGCACCGTGGTGGTGACGCTGGGTTCGGTGGGTGTGTTCGTGTCGCACGCCGAAGAGAACCTGCGTGGCGATACCCAGCCGTATTACCGCGTGGGCGCCGAGCAGGTGCAGGTGCTGGACACCACCGGTGCCGGCGATGCGTTCAACGGTGCGCTGGTGGCCTCGATCGCGCAGGACCCGGAGGCGGCCTTCGCCCGTCACGTGCGGTTCGCCAACCAGTTCGCCGGTCGTTCGACCGAGAAGGAAGGCGCCGCTGCGGCGATGCCGCACTTCACCCCGGGTGATGCCGAGAACAAGTAA
- a CDS encoding phosphatase PAP2 family protein, translated as MLWMLLLGAMFIHGYSWTNQWAASQAHTYSLHGRWDEAIPFWPWTIWPYLALNLLYPLTFFLCPTRSALRRHAMAIALVQAACMLAFVCWPTGNVRVLPQPDGASGLVFAQLRAFEAPFNMAPSLHAAVLMVVWQAWRRWLLADTAALRWLWHGACGLILVSTLTTWQHDLLDVLAGLLVGALALWITASSRAP; from the coding sequence ATGCTGTGGATGCTGCTGCTCGGCGCGATGTTCATCCATGGCTACAGCTGGACCAATCAATGGGCCGCCAGCCAGGCCCATACCTACAGCCTGCACGGTCGCTGGGACGAGGCGATCCCGTTCTGGCCATGGACGATCTGGCCGTACCTGGCGCTGAACCTGCTGTACCCGCTGACGTTCTTCCTCTGTCCGACCCGATCGGCGCTGCGCCGCCATGCGATGGCCATCGCGCTGGTGCAGGCCGCCTGCATGCTCGCCTTCGTGTGTTGGCCGACCGGCAACGTGCGCGTTTTGCCCCAGCCGGATGGCGCGAGCGGACTGGTGTTCGCCCAGCTGCGCGCGTTCGAGGCGCCGTTCAACATGGCGCCGTCGCTGCATGCCGCGGTACTGATGGTGGTCTGGCAGGCATGGCGGCGCTGGCTGCTGGCCGATACGGCGGCGTTGCGCTGGCTGTGGCACGGCGCCTGTGGGCTGATCCTGGTCTCGACGCTCACCACCTGGCAGCACGATCTGCTGGACGTGCTTGCCGGCCTCCTGGTGGGCGCGCTGGCGCTGTGGATCACCGCGAGCTCAAGGGCCCCGTAG
- a CDS encoding YcaO-like family protein, with protein MSRAAVQAAEPDMPTLSSHLLHGAARPRCGLVRPAQPIEANPCDATGPLFEGRRVHNAATPADPANPWQGVSGAVALEAAAAADGAVAEALERLAAAQASLEVRRRDALTPTQRLDESAFALFSASQRAMPDFPWPMPERDEDLFAAVHALDDNRVAWVPQELVGLGPRSGQARLPSTSSGLAAWRDGRDGAWLALLRAAQELLERDALAVTWLNGVAGRRIALPAQWHAHVDARGGELQAFDLTQHWNPHPVIAVAGGIPFEGRPRYVLGIACRADPGEALHKALLEWQQALTFAAHLCGRESARLPREPAALRSFDEHAAFYTLRPELWPQLPLLREAGRSTLQLPPPGAADRPAAPRAMGELDQLRRRLGRAGIALYYRELTTADVAAAGLRVMRVLSPQLSGLHADERAPFLGGRCRDVAWRYPGVPHGGAFPNPFPHPLG; from the coding sequence ATGAGCCGCGCCGCCGTGCAGGCGGCAGAGCCGGATATGCCCACGCTGTCTTCGCACCTGCTGCATGGCGCAGCGCGTCCGCGCTGTGGCCTGGTGCGCCCGGCCCAACCGATCGAGGCCAACCCGTGCGATGCAACCGGCCCCTTGTTCGAGGGACGGCGCGTACACAATGCCGCCACGCCGGCCGACCCGGCCAATCCCTGGCAGGGCGTCTCGGGCGCGGTTGCGCTGGAAGCCGCTGCGGCCGCCGACGGCGCGGTCGCCGAGGCGCTGGAGCGGCTGGCGGCGGCGCAGGCGAGCCTGGAAGTGCGTCGTCGCGATGCGCTGACGCCCACACAACGTCTGGACGAATCGGCATTCGCGCTGTTCTCGGCGAGCCAACGCGCCATGCCGGACTTTCCGTGGCCGATGCCCGAGCGCGACGAGGACCTGTTCGCAGCGGTGCATGCGCTGGACGACAACCGGGTCGCTTGGGTGCCGCAAGAGCTGGTTGGACTGGGGCCGCGCAGCGGCCAGGCGCGATTGCCATCGACGTCCAGTGGTCTGGCGGCCTGGCGGGATGGGCGCGATGGCGCCTGGCTGGCGCTGTTGCGCGCGGCCCAGGAGCTGCTGGAGCGCGATGCGCTGGCAGTGACATGGCTCAATGGCGTGGCCGGCCGGCGAATCGCGCTGCCGGCGCAATGGCACGCCCATGTGGACGCGCGCGGTGGTGAACTGCAGGCGTTCGACCTGACCCAGCACTGGAATCCGCACCCGGTCATCGCGGTCGCCGGTGGCATTCCCTTCGAAGGCCGCCCCCGCTACGTCCTCGGCATCGCCTGCCGTGCCGATCCGGGCGAGGCACTGCACAAGGCGCTGCTGGAATGGCAGCAGGCACTGACCTTTGCCGCGCATCTGTGTGGCCGCGAAAGCGCCCGGCTGCCTCGTGAACCCGCAGCGCTGCGCAGCTTCGACGAGCATGCCGCCTTCTACACCCTGCGCCCGGAGCTGTGGCCGCAGCTGCCGCTGCTGCGGGAGGCGGGCCGCAGCACGTTGCAGTTGCCCCCACCCGGCGCAGCGGATCGCCCGGCCGCGCCGCGCGCGATGGGCGAGCTGGATCAGCTGCGGCGCCGGCTGGGCCGTGCCGGCATCGCGCTGTACTACCGCGAGTTGACCACCGCCGATGTGGCCGCGGCTGGCCTGCGGGTGATGCGGGTGTTGTCGCCACAGCTCAGCGGTCTGCATGCCGACGAACGTGCGCCGTTCCTTGGTGGCCGCTGCCGCGACGTGGCATGGCGCTATCCCGGCGTGCCGCACGGCGGCGCGTTTCCCAACCCCTTCCCGCATCCATTGGGCTGA
- a CDS encoding SagB/ThcOx family dehydrogenase, with amino-acid sequence MPSPPSPWDDAPLFHLFWHNGELNPARADVMRARIAEDAARAWSPPRPLHAAAGVALPDPVRPGDALAQRRSGRRFGDAQWGAQELGRVLAPLRARPGDSDTRRLPSGGAKYPIQAYAALYGIDDAIASAPGIHWYDPLEHALVPVGPCPAWPALSGLLGVDWPERPAAVLFLIAEPGGTLAKYGERGGRFVLIEAGVWLGALGQQVASMNAAGCAIGSFDDAALLALLGLDPQRHLAVLAYACGPVP; translated from the coding sequence ATGCCGTCACCGCCTTCCCCCTGGGACGATGCCCCGCTGTTCCATCTGTTCTGGCACAACGGCGAGCTCAATCCCGCGCGCGCAGACGTGATGCGCGCGCGCATCGCCGAAGATGCCGCACGCGCCTGGTCGCCGCCACGGCCGTTGCATGCAGCAGCCGGCGTCGCCTTGCCGGACCCGGTACGCCCCGGCGATGCCCTCGCGCAGCGCCGCAGTGGCCGCCGTTTCGGTGATGCACAGTGGGGCGCGCAGGAACTGGGGCGCGTGCTGGCCCCGCTGCGGGCCCGGCCCGGCGACAGTGACACGCGGCGTCTGCCGTCCGGTGGGGCCAAGTACCCGATCCAGGCCTATGCCGCGCTGTACGGCATCGACGATGCGATCGCATCAGCGCCGGGCATCCATTGGTACGACCCGCTCGAGCACGCGCTGGTACCGGTGGGGCCCTGCCCCGCATGGCCGGCGCTGTCCGGGCTGCTGGGCGTGGACTGGCCGGAGCGGCCGGCGGCCGTGCTGTTCCTGATCGCCGAGCCAGGTGGGACGCTGGCCAAATACGGCGAGCGCGGCGGCCGCTTCGTGTTGATCGAGGCTGGAGTCTGGCTGGGGGCGCTGGGGCAGCAGGTGGCGTCGATGAACGCCGCCGGCTGCGCGATCGGCTCGTTCGACGACGCCGCCCTCCTGGCCCTGCTCGGGCTCGACCCGCAGCGGCATCTGGCGGTGTTGGCCTATGCGTGCGGTCCGGTGCCCTGA
- the dusB gene encoding tRNA dihydrouridine synthase DusB, whose product MQIGPYNIQPNVVLAPMAGVTDKPFRLLCKRLGAGLAASEMTISDPRFWNTRKSLHRMDHAGEPDPISVQIAGTEPQQLAEAARYNVDNGAQIIDINMGCPAKKVCNAWAGSALMRDEDLVARILGAVVNAVDVPVTLKIRTGWDCDHRNGPLIARIAEDSGIAALAVHGRTRDQHYTGTAEYETIAAIKAALRIPVVANGDIDSPQKAAQVLKQTGVDAVMIGRAAQGRPWIFREVAHYLATGELLAPPSVTEVRDLLLGHLHALHDFYGEQQGVRIARKHLGWYAKDRPENAAFRAVVNRAEDAASQVALTTDYFDALAAGEPLSSAA is encoded by the coding sequence ATGCAGATTGGCCCCTACAACATCCAGCCCAACGTGGTGCTGGCACCGATGGCCGGTGTCACCGACAAGCCCTTCCGCCTGCTGTGCAAACGGCTGGGCGCGGGCCTGGCCGCCTCGGAGATGACCATCTCCGACCCGCGCTTCTGGAACACCCGCAAGTCGCTCCACCGCATGGACCATGCCGGCGAGCCGGACCCGATCAGCGTGCAGATCGCCGGGACCGAGCCGCAGCAGCTGGCCGAGGCGGCACGCTACAACGTGGACAACGGTGCGCAGATCATCGACATCAACATGGGCTGCCCGGCCAAGAAGGTCTGCAACGCCTGGGCCGGCTCGGCGCTGATGCGCGATGAAGACCTGGTCGCGCGCATCCTGGGCGCGGTGGTCAATGCGGTGGACGTGCCGGTCACGCTCAAGATCCGCACCGGGTGGGACTGCGACCACCGCAATGGCCCGCTGATCGCGCGCATCGCCGAGGACAGCGGCATCGCCGCGCTGGCCGTGCATGGCCGTACCCGCGACCAGCATTACACCGGCACCGCCGAATACGAAACCATCGCCGCGATCAAGGCGGCGCTGCGCATTCCGGTGGTCGCCAACGGCGACATCGATTCACCGCAGAAAGCGGCGCAGGTCTTGAAACAGACTGGCGTGGACGCGGTGATGATCGGCCGCGCCGCCCAGGGCCGGCCCTGGATCTTCCGCGAGGTGGCGCACTACCTGGCCACCGGCGAGCTGCTGGCGCCGCCCTCGGTCACCGAGGTCCGCGATCTGCTGCTGGGCCACCTGCACGCGCTGCACGATTTCTATGGCGAGCAGCAGGGGGTGCGCATCGCGCGCAAACACCTGGGCTGGTACGCCAAGGACCGGCCGGAGAACGCCGCCTTCCGTGCGGTGGTCAACCGCGCCGAGGATGCCGCCAGCCAGGTCGCCCTGACCACCGACTATTTCGACGCCCTCGCCGCCGGCGAGCCGTTGTCGTCCGCTGCCTGA
- a CDS encoding methyltransferase domain-containing protein, which produces MNPPITAPTYLHGFSDTEQHRLVTQSRLFESSIFSGIDYGGATRLLEVGSGVGAQTDILLRRFPDLHVTGVDLSEAQLATAATNLAKTPWCRERYTLLQADAGNLPFGAREFDSAFLCWVLEHVPSPARVLNEVRRVLVPGSPVYVTEVMNASFLLDPYSPHIWRYWMAFNDFQYDHGGDPFVGAKLGNLLLAGGFRDVHTEIKTIHLDNREPARRKTMIAFWEQLLLSAADPLLEAGLVDQETVDGMRREFSLVQNDPNAVFFFSFVQARATVY; this is translated from the coding sequence ATGAACCCGCCGATCACCGCACCGACCTATCTCCACGGCTTTTCCGATACCGAGCAGCATCGCCTGGTCACCCAGTCGCGCCTGTTCGAATCGAGCATCTTCAGCGGCATCGACTACGGCGGCGCAACGCGCCTGCTGGAAGTCGGCAGCGGCGTGGGCGCACAAACGGACATCCTGCTGCGGCGGTTCCCGGACCTGCACGTCACCGGCGTGGACCTGAGCGAAGCGCAGCTGGCCACTGCCGCCACCAACCTGGCCAAGACCCCGTGGTGCCGCGAGCGCTACACCCTGCTGCAGGCCGACGCCGGCAATCTGCCGTTCGGTGCGCGCGAGTTCGATTCGGCCTTCCTGTGCTGGGTGCTGGAGCATGTGCCTTCGCCGGCGCGGGTGCTCAACGAAGTGCGACGCGTGCTGGTCCCGGGTTCGCCGGTGTATGTCACCGAAGTGATGAACGCCTCGTTCCTGCTCGATCCTTACTCGCCGCACATCTGGCGCTACTGGATGGCGTTCAACGATTTCCAGTACGACCACGGCGGCGATCCGTTCGTCGGTGCCAAGCTCGGCAACCTGCTGCTGGCCGGCGGCTTCCGCGACGTGCACACCGAGATCAAGACCATCCACCTGGACAACCGCGAGCCGGCGCGTCGCAAGACGATGATCGCGTTCTGGGAGCAACTGCTGTTGTCGGCGGCCGATCCGCTGCTGGAAGCCGGCCTGGTCGACCAGGAGACGGTGGACGGGATGCGCCGCGAGTTCAGCCTGGTCCAGAACGACCCCAACGCGGTGTTCTTCTTCTCCTTCGTGCAGGCGCGCGCGACGGTGTATTGA
- a CDS encoding metal-dependent hydrolase: MDSLTQIVLGGAVAAAIAPAGHRRAALLAGAALGTLPDLDALLLAFTAADPVALMVEHRSYSHSLLVLPWVAALIWWLFKRFGHGRVAQAPGRWFWAITLALITHPLLDAFTVYGTQLWWPFTPHPTMWASVFIIDPLYTVWLLIACAVAWFARARPLAQKALVAGLVLSSGYLGWSLLAKHSVDREADRALAAMGLGDAPRFSVAMPFNTLLWQVVAMTPNGYVIGERSLIADRGPMTFEGHPSNVQALRQAATLPAVQRLNWFNRGFMRAQVVDGELRLSDLRMGLEPDYTFTFAVARAEGGGWAAITPRQLRPAYEGEQGRAMVKRRFSAMWQRIWHAPASTEVIAPKAGWTEAP, translated from the coding sequence ATGGACTCCCTGACCCAGATCGTACTCGGTGGCGCGGTCGCCGCCGCCATCGCACCGGCCGGCCATCGCCGCGCCGCCCTGTTGGCCGGTGCCGCGCTCGGCACCCTGCCGGACCTGGACGCGCTGCTGCTGGCGTTCACCGCCGCCGATCCGGTGGCGCTGATGGTCGAGCACCGCAGCTACAGCCACTCGCTGCTGGTGTTGCCGTGGGTGGCCGCGCTGATCTGGTGGCTGTTCAAACGCTTTGGTCACGGCCGGGTGGCGCAGGCGCCGGGCCGCTGGTTCTGGGCGATCACGCTGGCGCTGATCACCCATCCGCTGCTGGATGCCTTCACCGTCTACGGTACCCAGCTGTGGTGGCCGTTCACCCCGCACCCGACGATGTGGGCCAGCGTTTTCATCATCGACCCGCTCTACACCGTGTGGCTGCTGATCGCCTGTGCAGTGGCGTGGTTCGCGCGGGCGCGGCCGTTGGCGCAGAAGGCGCTGGTGGCCGGCTTGGTGCTCAGCAGTGGCTACCTGGGCTGGTCGCTGCTGGCCAAGCACAGTGTCGACCGCGAGGCCGACCGCGCCCTGGCCGCGATGGGGCTGGGCGATGCGCCGCGCTTTTCGGTGGCGATGCCGTTCAACACGCTGCTCTGGCAGGTCGTCGCGATGACGCCCAACGGCTACGTGATCGGCGAGCGCTCGCTGATCGCCGACCGCGGCCCGATGACCTTTGAAGGCCATCCCTCCAACGTGCAGGCCCTGCGCCAGGCGGCCACGCTGCCGGCCGTGCAGCGCCTGAACTGGTTCAACCGCGGCTTCATGCGCGCGCAGGTGGTCGATGGCGAGCTGCGGCTGAGCGATCTGCGCATGGGCCTGGAGCCGGACTACACCTTCACCTTCGCGGTGGCCCGGGCCGAGGGCGGGGGCTGGGCCGCGATCACGCCGCGGCAGCTGCGCCCGGCGTATGAAGGGGAGCAGGGCAGGGCGATGGTGAAGCGCCGGTTCTCGGCGATGTGGCAACGCATCTGGCATGCACCGGCGAGCACCGAGGTGATCGCACCCAAGGCAGGTTGGACGGAGGCACCGTGA
- a CDS encoding UDP-2,3-diacylglucosamine diphosphatase → MHDVEQRDAREAAKRPVTTLAPHRRAVFLSDVHLGSRHCHAAELARFLAGLRCERLYLVGDIIDLWWMAHRRASWRPAHSEVIQALHALQRAGTRIIYIPGNHDASLRKVCGLMLPAMQVRRRAIHVTADGRRLLVVHGDDYDGITHFGGLQERFGDWLYYRILTGNHLLNAVRRRLGQRYWSLSEFLKKRSGAAERYIERFVQAGLEDVRRRGLDGIVCGHIHRAALVERDGLIYANDGDWVESLTALAEDPDGSLRLLDHTGQTLAALPGNAALARAA, encoded by the coding sequence ATGCACGACGTCGAGCAGCGCGACGCGCGGGAAGCCGCCAAACGGCCCGTGACGACCCTGGCGCCCCATCGGCGGGCCGTCTTCCTTTCCGACGTCCACCTTGGCTCACGCCACTGCCATGCCGCCGAACTGGCCAGGTTCCTGGCCGGGCTGCGCTGCGAGCGCCTGTATCTGGTGGGCGACATCATCGACCTGTGGTGGATGGCGCACCGCCGGGCCAGTTGGCGGCCGGCGCACAGCGAGGTGATCCAGGCCCTGCACGCGCTGCAGCGGGCCGGCACCCGGATCATCTACATCCCGGGCAACCACGATGCTTCGCTGCGCAAGGTCTGCGGGCTGATGCTGCCGGCCATGCAGGTACGCCGGCGGGCGATCCACGTGACCGCCGACGGACGGCGGCTGCTGGTCGTGCATGGTGACGACTACGACGGCATCACCCATTTCGGTGGCCTGCAGGAGCGCTTCGGCGACTGGCTGTACTACCGCATCCTGACCGGCAACCACCTGCTCAACGCGGTCCGGCGGCGGCTGGGTCAGCGCTACTGGTCTCTCTCTGAATTCCTCAAGAAGCGCAGCGGCGCGGCCGAACGCTACATCGAACGCTTCGTCCAGGCCGGGCTCGAGGATGTGCGTCGGCGTGGGCTGGACGGGATCGTCTGCGGGCACATCCACCGCGCCGCACTGGTGGAGCGCGACGGGCTGATCTATGCCAACGACGGCGACTGGGTCGAGAGCCTGACCGCGCTGGCCGAGGATCCGGACGGCAGCCTGCGGCTGCTGGATCACACCGGGCAGACCCTGGCGGCGCTGCCCGGCAACGCCGCACTGGCCAGAGCTGCCTGA